The Allocatelliglobosispora scoriae genome contains a region encoding:
- a CDS encoding sigma-70 family RNA polymerase sigma factor → MTRLSEDPGDDELAKRFVDGDESVLRAAYDRFGGAVFHLATRATAHRADAEDVTQATFVAAWQSRHTFDPGRGSLLGWLLTIARRKVIDHYRAAAREDRVAETIVRQPEPPAVESPERILDQLVVADELAKLPSDQRRVLELAFYEDLTHHQVAEITGLPLGTVKSHIRRGMASLKRRWEVDGAASGAERADSARQ, encoded by the coding sequence GTGACGCGGCTGAGCGAGGACCCAGGCGACGACGAGCTCGCCAAACGGTTCGTGGACGGCGACGAGTCCGTGCTGCGTGCCGCCTACGACCGCTTCGGCGGGGCGGTGTTCCACCTGGCCACCAGGGCGACGGCGCACCGGGCCGACGCCGAGGACGTCACCCAGGCGACGTTCGTCGCGGCCTGGCAGAGCCGGCACACCTTCGATCCGGGCCGGGGGAGCCTGCTGGGCTGGCTGCTGACGATCGCCCGCCGCAAGGTCATCGATCACTATCGGGCGGCCGCCCGCGAGGACCGGGTCGCCGAGACGATCGTCCGCCAGCCGGAACCGCCGGCCGTCGAGTCACCCGAACGCATACTGGACCAGCTGGTCGTCGCCGACGAGCTGGCGAAACTGCCGTCCGACCAGCGCCGGGTCCTGGAGCTGGCGTTCTATGAAGATCTCACGCACCATCAGGTCGCGGAGATCACCGGATTGCCGCTGGGCACCGTGAAGAGTCACATTCGACGAGGCATGGCGAGTCTGAAGCGCCGATGGGAGGTGGACGGTGCCGCATCTGGAGCAGAGCGAGCTGATTCTGCTCGCCAGTGA
- a CDS encoding DUF4397 domain-containing protein, with protein MTRSIPRTVAYGAVALAVAAVAGLASVTPAYAATSQVYVVHGIPATPVDVYVNDKLTLEDFQPGTVAGPLSLPEGSYDIDLTKPGEPISAAILSVDDAAVPGGANISIVAHLDAAGKPKITPFVNDVSKLDAGKARLIVRHTAAAPAVDVRAGGEPVFPGLTNPNEAKAVLGAGTVSADVVLAGTSTVAIPATDLNLAEGTATIVYAIGSAEGKTLGVVAQVIKGLHSAPGGVPSGDGGTAETGPGIWMLVLIAAGGLLLLGGGVKLVTSRRSAR; from the coding sequence ATGACCCGCTCCATCCCCCGCACGGTGGCCTACGGCGCTGTCGCGCTGGCCGTCGCCGCCGTGGCCGGCCTCGCGTCGGTCACCCCCGCCTACGCGGCGACGTCGCAGGTCTATGTGGTGCACGGCATCCCGGCCACCCCGGTCGACGTCTACGTCAACGACAAGCTCACGCTGGAGGACTTCCAGCCGGGCACCGTCGCGGGCCCGCTGTCGCTGCCGGAGGGCAGCTACGACATCGACCTGACCAAGCCCGGCGAGCCGATCTCGGCCGCGATCCTGTCGGTGGACGACGCCGCGGTCCCCGGTGGGGCCAACATCAGCATCGTGGCGCACCTCGACGCCGCCGGCAAGCCGAAGATCACCCCGTTCGTCAACGACGTGTCGAAGCTCGACGCGGGCAAGGCCCGGCTCATCGTCCGGCACACCGCCGCCGCTCCCGCGGTCGACGTGCGGGCCGGTGGCGAGCCGGTCTTCCCGGGGCTGACCAACCCCAACGAGGCGAAGGCGGTGCTCGGCGCGGGCACGGTCAGCGCCGACGTGGTGCTCGCGGGCACCAGCACCGTCGCGATCCCGGCGACCGATCTCAACCTCGCCGAGGGCACCGCGACGATCGTCTACGCGATCGGCTCCGCCGAGGGCAAGACGCTCGGCGTGGTCGCCCAGGTCATCAAGGGGCTGCACTCGGCGCCCGGTGGCGTACCGAGCGGTGACGGCGGCACCGCCGAGACCGGCCCGGGCATCTGGATGCTCGTGCTGATCGCGGCGGGCGGGCTGCTGCTGCTCGGCGGCGGGGTGAAGCTGGTCACGAGCCGTCGTTCGGCTCGATGA
- a CDS encoding class F sortase, which yields MAAGAAAVVTGGTAAILADPPTDAAAPEVLELASPTPAPAGSGVTVQVGTPPRAPMVIKPVRLRIPAMSLTATIAAVGIDARTGEFAVPPSVDRVGWYRFGPGLEAAAGSVVIAGHVDSAAQGKGAFYRLRSLGTGDRVTVTGSDGRDYAYRVVAREEFRKTKIPLDRYFARDGEPRLTLITCGGPFDEQTRHYRDNIVVTAAPL from the coding sequence ATGGCGGCCGGTGCCGCGGCCGTGGTCACCGGCGGGACGGCCGCGATCCTCGCAGACCCGCCGACCGATGCCGCGGCCCCCGAGGTCCTCGAGCTCGCGTCGCCGACTCCCGCTCCGGCGGGCTCGGGCGTCACGGTCCAGGTGGGTACGCCGCCCCGCGCACCAATGGTGATCAAGCCGGTCAGGCTGCGGATTCCCGCGATGTCGCTGACCGCCACGATCGCTGCGGTCGGCATCGACGCCCGGACCGGCGAATTCGCGGTACCGCCGAGTGTCGATCGGGTCGGCTGGTACCGATTCGGCCCGGGTCTGGAGGCGGCTGCGGGGTCGGTCGTCATCGCCGGGCACGTGGACAGCGCGGCCCAGGGGAAGGGCGCGTTCTACCGGCTGCGCTCCCTCGGCACCGGGGACCGGGTCACCGTGACCGGGAGCGACGGACGCGACTACGCGTACCGGGTGGTCGCCCGGGAGGAGTTCCGCAAGACGAAGATCCCCCTCGATCGCTACTTCGCCCGCGACGGCGAGCCCCGGCTGACCCTGATCACCTGCGGTGGGCCGTTCGACGAGCAGACCAGGCACTATCGCGACAACATCGTGGTCACGGCGGCACCGCTGTAG
- a CDS encoding LamG domain-containing protein codes for MGVLLAGLLPVVAAGSPAVAAVAKPSCVDTAVSEEAAIAVAVSCARRVTVAGKVTELTQVYAEPSGRLRFESAVLPQRARQADGSWKPVDLALRKDKAGLLRPGASVADVRFSAGGSGPLVTLVEAGGTMTMSWPGVLPAPTVADDSATYPEVLSGVDLVVRATRTGFTHVLVVKTPQAAANPALKEIRFAIGGDATVQATPDGGMLAKIRSRVVATASPAVMWDSTEVVTGPAAEIAARTGEKPEFKGVKSTHAAPGDTAKEAPVHARATSSREFVLRPDAKLLAAPASAFPLFIDPPWSTVKSRWAYATNNGSSNTDYSVARVGRNPDTGALFRSFFDFPVGALAGKYVHDAYVAMKLTHSWSCGDTENDMYYTQGITATMKTSWTATSLNSWLSSTMSHANEAGGCSDSPQPDQDRNFTGPNVTYAINAHAAASATNITIGFVAGANATWEAIQDRWKRWLPGNAVLVVDFSSYPGQPTGLQVAGVACPGSGVMSIGTSTPTLSAVFPDADGSQTMSAAFEWLEVPANGVYDDTTPRKTAPPAVSAPANTRGTTSALSGIIAGKTYAYRVRHTDPAPYNLVSPWSPWCTFAMDDTVPGAPSITAVTLPTGPGTGGVFTLSTVLPADADVVKFRYGWSSPPLLEATATGTTTKTATISVTVPKYGQNILYVHAIDATGNKGNDSSRSMTVSRPSPAVARWGLETYPGTTSAMALADRQPALAGNTPLTTYGGATWQPDARLMNGATMRLDGTTGYLRTTGPVLDTTKSFSVAAWVRPTNLDDYHNIATQRDDLYTRFNLYTYWDKYCFASNGSATEYVDPIFTCATAPAQLNVWTHVAGVWDSADGGKLRIYVNGVLAGPEVADPTSWAADGPVVIGRWELWDEDDSYWAGDIADVQLFNRVLVANDFTGQRKSDPLSGGFDEPGMFAPIEVGRWDMEAATPCYAVGNPGTCEAPDGAAWGRRMALSQGSWVDLGHGNGQAVYFDDKHWADDPADPFYNLTTQEYGRSQRNTGTLGAPVWGDSPVLRTNGSFTVSTWVKLGKTTGSQIFASQDSPGHSGFHLSYRDSNGGQWVFKMVAGQTDGTASHTTLAAAAATSPTTWHHLVGVADASKREIRLYVDGALAATMPLYSGWQPWQASGPLVLGRGTTPTGPNDWFTGALDDVRVYQGAMTEGGVMALYESQKI; via the coding sequence GTGGGTGTACTGCTGGCGGGGTTGTTGCCGGTGGTGGCGGCGGGTTCGCCCGCGGTGGCGGCGGTGGCGAAGCCGTCGTGTGTGGATACGGCGGTGTCGGAGGAGGCGGCGATCGCGGTGGCGGTTTCGTGTGCCCGGCGGGTGACGGTGGCGGGCAAGGTGACGGAGTTGACGCAGGTGTATGCGGAGCCGTCGGGTCGGTTGCGGTTCGAGTCGGCGGTCCTGCCGCAGCGTGCTCGTCAGGCCGATGGTTCGTGGAAGCCGGTGGATCTGGCCCTGCGTAAGGACAAGGCGGGTCTGCTGCGTCCGGGTGCGTCGGTCGCTGATGTGCGGTTCTCCGCCGGCGGCAGTGGTCCGTTGGTGACGTTGGTCGAGGCGGGCGGGACGATGACGATGTCGTGGCCGGGTGTGCTGCCCGCGCCGACCGTCGCCGACGACTCCGCGACGTATCCCGAGGTGCTGTCCGGTGTGGATCTCGTGGTCCGGGCGACGCGGACCGGGTTCACCCATGTCCTGGTGGTGAAGACACCGCAGGCTGCGGCGAACCCGGCGCTCAAGGAGATCCGCTTCGCGATCGGCGGCGACGCCACCGTCCAGGCGACCCCGGACGGCGGCATGCTCGCCAAGATCCGCTCCCGCGTGGTCGCCACCGCTTCGCCCGCGGTGATGTGGGACTCCACCGAGGTCGTGACCGGTCCGGCTGCCGAGATCGCCGCCCGGACCGGCGAGAAGCCGGAGTTCAAGGGCGTCAAGTCCACGCATGCGGCGCCCGGTGACACGGCCAAGGAGGCGCCGGTGCACGCGCGTGCGACGAGCTCCCGCGAGTTCGTCCTGCGCCCGGACGCGAAGCTGCTCGCCGCGCCCGCGTCGGCGTTCCCGCTCTTCATCGACCCGCCGTGGTCGACGGTGAAGTCGCGGTGGGCCTACGCCACCAACAACGGCTCCAGCAACACCGATTACAGCGTGGCCCGGGTCGGGCGCAACCCCGACACGGGGGCGCTGTTCCGGTCGTTCTTCGATTTCCCGGTCGGGGCGCTGGCGGGCAAATATGTCCACGACGCGTACGTGGCGATGAAGCTGACCCACTCGTGGTCGTGCGGCGACACGGAGAACGACATGTACTACACCCAGGGCATCACCGCGACGATGAAGACGTCGTGGACGGCGACGTCGCTCAACAGCTGGCTCTCCTCGACGATGTCGCACGCCAACGAGGCGGGGGGCTGCTCGGACTCGCCGCAGCCCGACCAGGACAGGAACTTCACCGGCCCCAACGTGACGTACGCGATCAATGCCCACGCCGCGGCCAGCGCCACCAACATCACCATCGGGTTCGTCGCGGGCGCCAACGCGACCTGGGAGGCGATCCAGGATCGCTGGAAGCGCTGGCTGCCCGGCAATGCGGTGCTGGTCGTGGATTTCAGCTCCTACCCCGGTCAGCCGACCGGGTTGCAGGTCGCCGGCGTCGCCTGCCCCGGCAGCGGTGTCATGTCGATCGGCACGAGCACCCCGACCCTGTCGGCGGTCTTCCCCGACGCGGACGGAAGCCAGACGATGAGTGCGGCGTTCGAGTGGCTGGAGGTCCCGGCCAACGGGGTCTACGACGACACGACGCCCCGCAAGACCGCGCCGCCGGCGGTGTCGGCCCCCGCCAACACCCGGGGGACCACCAGCGCGTTGAGCGGCATCATCGCGGGCAAGACCTACGCCTACCGCGTCAGGCACACCGACCCGGCACCGTACAACCTGGTCAGCCCATGGTCGCCGTGGTGCACCTTCGCGATGGACGACACCGTACCGGGGGCTCCCTCGATCACGGCGGTGACGCTGCCCACGGGTCCCGGGACCGGTGGCGTCTTCACCCTCAGCACGGTGCTGCCGGCCGATGCCGACGTGGTGAAGTTCCGGTACGGGTGGTCCAGCCCGCCGCTGCTGGAGGCGACCGCCACCGGCACCACCACCAAGACCGCCACGATCTCGGTGACCGTGCCGAAGTACGGGCAGAACATCCTCTACGTCCACGCCATCGACGCCACCGGCAACAAGGGCAACGACTCCTCGAGGTCCATGACGGTCTCCCGGCCCAGTCCGGCGGTGGCCCGATGGGGCCTGGAGACCTACCCGGGCACCACCTCGGCCATGGCGTTGGCGGACCGGCAGCCTGCCCTGGCGGGCAACACCCCGCTGACGACCTACGGCGGCGCGACGTGGCAGCCGGACGCGAGGCTGATGAACGGCGCGACCATGCGGCTCGACGGCACCACCGGCTACCTCAGGACCACCGGTCCGGTGCTCGACACCACGAAGTCGTTCAGCGTCGCCGCCTGGGTCCGCCCGACCAACCTCGACGACTATCACAACATCGCGACGCAGCGAGATGACTTGTATACCCGGTTCAACCTTTACACCTACTGGGACAAGTACTGCTTCGCGTCGAACGGCTCCGCCACCGAGTACGTCGACCCGATCTTCACCTGCGCCACGGCACCCGCCCAGCTCAACGTGTGGACCCACGTCGCCGGGGTCTGGGACTCGGCCGACGGCGGAAAGCTCCGGATCTATGTCAACGGCGTCCTGGCCGGACCGGAGGTCGCCGACCCGACCTCCTGGGCTGCGGACGGGCCGGTCGTGATCGGGCGCTGGGAGCTGTGGGACGAGGACGATTCCTACTGGGCCGGTGACATCGCCGATGTGCAGCTGTTCAACCGGGTCCTCGTCGCCAACGACTTCACCGGCCAGCGGAAATCCGACCCGCTCTCCGGCGGCTTCGACGAGCCGGGCATGTTCGCTCCGATCGAGGTCGGCCGCTGGGACATGGAGGCCGCCACCCCGTGCTACGCGGTCGGCAACCCCGGCACCTGCGAGGCGCCCGACGGCGCCGCGTGGGGCCGGCGGATGGCGCTGAGCCAGGGTTCGTGGGTGGACCTCGGCCACGGCAACGGGCAGGCGGTCTACTTCGACGACAAGCACTGGGCCGACGACCCGGCCGACCCGTTCTACAACCTCACCACCCAGGAGTACGGCCGCTCGCAGCGCAACACCGGCACCCTCGGCGCCCCGGTCTGGGGTGACAGCCCGGTGCTGCGGACCAACGGGTCCTTCACCGTCTCCACCTGGGTCAAGCTCGGCAAGACCACCGGATCGCAGATCTTCGCCTCGCAGGACTCGCCCGGCCACAGCGGGTTCCACCTGTCCTACCGTGACAGCAACGGGGGGCAGTGGGTCTTCAAGATGGTCGCCGGGCAGACCGACGGCACCGCCTCCCACACGACCCTCGCCGCCGCTGCCGCGACCAGCCCCACTACGTGGCACCACCTGGTCGGCGTCGCCGATGCGAGTAAGCGGGAGATCCGGCTGTATGTCGACGGTGCTCTCGCCGCGACGATGCCGCTCTACTCGGGGTGGCAGCCGTGGCAGGCGTCCGGTCCGCTGGTCCTGGGCCGGGGCACGACTCCGACCGGTCCGAACGACTGGTTCACCGGTGCCCTCGACGACGTCCGCGTCTACCAGGGCGCCATGACCGAAGGCGGCGTCATGGCCCTCTACGAGAGCCAGAAGATCTGA